The Ascaphus truei isolate aAscTru1 chromosome 3, aAscTru1.hap1, whole genome shotgun sequence genome includes a region encoding these proteins:
- the ZBTB20 gene encoding zinc finger and BTB domain-containing protein 20 isoform X1, producing the protein MKDRIGGDISCKGMTERIHSINLHNFSNSVLETLNEQRNRGHFCDVTVRIHGSMLRAHRCVLAAGSPFFQDKLLLGYSDIEIPSVVSVHAVQKLIDFMYSGVLRVSQSEALQILTAASILQIKTVIDECTRIVSQNVGGVYPLIQDSGQETPRGTPESGTSGQSSDTESGYLQSHRQHSVDRIYSALYTCSMQNGSGERSFYSGALVSHHETALGLPRQHHMEDPSWITRIHQRSQRMERYLTTTPETTHCRKQPRPVRIQTLMGNIHIKQEVDDDYDYYGQQRSQGLERNESEECTEDTDQAEGTESEPKGESFDSGVSSSIGTEPDSVEQQYMPVISREGQQEPSQAESNDLPTECTENQNQQHLDTSSSSPERSNTIDMDSTVLSVNNSTGKGVLQTSVTQSIAQALPTTQLYLRQTETLTSNLRMPLTLTSNTQVIGTAGNTYLPTLFTTQAAGSGPKPFLFSLPQPLAGHQTQFVTVPSAGMSTFSTQMPSTQSLATQGGTASGQGEKKPYECTLCNKTFTAKQNYVKHMFVHTGEKPHQCSICWRSFSLKDYLIKHMVTHTGVRAYQCSICNKRFTQKSSLNVHMRLHRGEKSYECYICKKKFSHKTLLERHVALHSATNGTASIQVRAATPGSAPAPGQGLHPSPGMAPVLPPPPVLAPAPALVPAPVLVSALAPAPSLAPAPTPGHALVPRPGLPSSGAMACAEGTTYVCSVCPAKFDQIEQFNDHMRMHVSDG; encoded by the exons ATGAAGGACAGAATAGGAG GTGACATCAGTTGCAAGGGGATGACAGAGCGCATTCACAGCATCAACCTTCACAACTTCAGCAATTCCGTGCTCGAGACCCTCAACGAGCAGCGCAACCGTGGCCACTTCTGTGACGTGACGGTGCGAATCCACGGAAGCATGCTGCGGGCCCACCGCTGCGTGCTGGCCGCTGGCAGTCCATTTTTCCAGGACAAGCTGCTGCTAGGATACAGCGATATTGAGATACCCTCTGTGGTGTCTGTCCACGCAGTACAGAAGCTGATTGACTTCATGTACAGCGGGGTGCTGCGGGTCTCCCAGTCGGAGGCACTGCAGATACTGACAGCTGCTAGTATCCTGCAGATCAAGACGGTCATCGATGAGTGCACGCGGATTGTCTCGCAAAACGTGGGAGGGGTGTATCCCCTGATACAGGACTCTGGCCAGGAGACGCCCAGGGGAACTCCAGAATCGGGCACCTCCGGGCAGAGCAGTGACACGGAATCTGGTTACCTACAGAGCCACCGTCAGCACAGTGTAGACAGGATCTACTCTGCTTTGTACACATGTTCCATGCAGAATGGCAGCGGGGAACGTTCCTTCTACAGTGGAGCCCTTGTAAGCCACCATGAGACCGCCTTAGGATTACCCAGGCAACATCACATGGAGGACCCCAGCTGGATCACCCGAATTCACCAGCGCTCCCAGCGAATGGAAAGGTACCTCACTACCACTCCAGAGACCACCCACTGCCGCAAGCAGCCACGCCCGGTCCGCATTCAGACCCTGATGGGAAACATACACATTAAGCAAGAGGTAGACGATGACTATGACTACTACGGCCAACAGAGGTCGCAGGGCCTAGAACGGAATGAGTCGGAAGAGTGCACTGAAGACACTGATCAAGCTGAAGGCACAGAAAGCGAACCTAAAGGGGAGAGCTTTGACTCTGGAGTTAGCTCATCAATTGGCACAGAGCCCGACTCCGTGGAGCAACAGTACATGCCCGTTATCAGCCGAGAAGGTCAGCAGGAGCCTTCCCAAGCGGAGTCCAATGACCTGCCCACCGAATGCACCGAAAACCAGAATCAACAGCACTTAGATACCAGCTCTTCCTCCCCAGAGAGGAGCAACACCATTGATATGGACAGTACAGTGCTCAGTGTTAACAATAGCACCGGAAAGGGAGTCCTGCAAACTTCTGTCACTCAGTCCATTGCTCAAGCTTTGCCAACCACCCAGCTCTACCTACGCCAGACAGAAACACTCACCAGCAATCTGAGAATGCCGCTAACCCTGACCAGTAACACACAAGTCATTGGCACAGCTGGCAACACCTACCTTCCTACCCTTTTTACAACACAGGCAGCAGGGAGTGGGCCTAAGCCTTTTCTTTTCAGTCTGCCCCAACCTTTAGCTGGTCACCAGACCCAGTTTGTGACAGTTCCCTCAGCTGGAATGTCCACATTTTCTACCCAAATGCCCAGCACACAGTCCCTGGCTACCCAAGGAGGCACAGCAAGTGGACAAGGAGAAAAAAAGCCTTATGAATGCACCCTCTGTAACAAAACTTTCACCGCCAAACAGAACTATGTGAAGCACATGTTTGTACATacag GTGAGAAGCCGCACCAGTGCAGCATCTGCTGGCGGTCCTTCTCCTTAAAGGATTACCTAATCAAACACATGGTGACGCACACAGGCGTGAGGGCTTATCAGTGCAGCATCTGCAACAAGCGCTTCACTCAGAAGAGCTCCCTCAACGTTCACATGCGCCTCCACCGGGGCGAGAAGTCCTACGAGTGCTACATCTGCAAGAAGAAGTTCTCTCACAAGACCCTACTGGAGAGGCACGTGGCCCTCCACAGTGCCACGAACGGCACTGCCAGCATCCAGGTCCGCGCTGCAACTCCGGGCTCAGCTCCTGCTCCAGGACAGGGATTGCATCCATCTCCCGGCATGGCCCCAGTCTTGCCTCCACCTCCGGTCCTGGCACCAGCTCCAGCCTTAGTTCCAGCCCCAGTCTTGGTGTCTGCCTTAGCACCGGCCCCATCCCTGGCTCCGGCCCCGACTCCTGGCCACGCGCTTGTCCCTCGTCCCGGGCTGCCAAGCAGCGGGGCCATGGCTTGTGCTGAGGGCACGACGTACGTTTGCTCAGTCTGTCCAGCTAAGTTTGACCAAATCGAGCAATTTAACGACCACATGAGAATGCACGTGTCAGACGGATAA
- the ZBTB20 gene encoding zinc finger and BTB domain-containing protein 20 isoform X2, translating into MTERIHSINLHNFSNSVLETLNEQRNRGHFCDVTVRIHGSMLRAHRCVLAAGSPFFQDKLLLGYSDIEIPSVVSVHAVQKLIDFMYSGVLRVSQSEALQILTAASILQIKTVIDECTRIVSQNVGGVYPLIQDSGQETPRGTPESGTSGQSSDTESGYLQSHRQHSVDRIYSALYTCSMQNGSGERSFYSGALVSHHETALGLPRQHHMEDPSWITRIHQRSQRMERYLTTTPETTHCRKQPRPVRIQTLMGNIHIKQEVDDDYDYYGQQRSQGLERNESEECTEDTDQAEGTESEPKGESFDSGVSSSIGTEPDSVEQQYMPVISREGQQEPSQAESNDLPTECTENQNQQHLDTSSSSPERSNTIDMDSTVLSVNNSTGKGVLQTSVTQSIAQALPTTQLYLRQTETLTSNLRMPLTLTSNTQVIGTAGNTYLPTLFTTQAAGSGPKPFLFSLPQPLAGHQTQFVTVPSAGMSTFSTQMPSTQSLATQGGTASGQGEKKPYECTLCNKTFTAKQNYVKHMFVHTGEKPHQCSICWRSFSLKDYLIKHMVTHTGVRAYQCSICNKRFTQKSSLNVHMRLHRGEKSYECYICKKKFSHKTLLERHVALHSATNGTASIQVRAATPGSAPAPGQGLHPSPGMAPVLPPPPVLAPAPALVPAPVLVSALAPAPSLAPAPTPGHALVPRPGLPSSGAMACAEGTTYVCSVCPAKFDQIEQFNDHMRMHVSDG; encoded by the exons ATGACAGAGCGCATTCACAGCATCAACCTTCACAACTTCAGCAATTCCGTGCTCGAGACCCTCAACGAGCAGCGCAACCGTGGCCACTTCTGTGACGTGACGGTGCGAATCCACGGAAGCATGCTGCGGGCCCACCGCTGCGTGCTGGCCGCTGGCAGTCCATTTTTCCAGGACAAGCTGCTGCTAGGATACAGCGATATTGAGATACCCTCTGTGGTGTCTGTCCACGCAGTACAGAAGCTGATTGACTTCATGTACAGCGGGGTGCTGCGGGTCTCCCAGTCGGAGGCACTGCAGATACTGACAGCTGCTAGTATCCTGCAGATCAAGACGGTCATCGATGAGTGCACGCGGATTGTCTCGCAAAACGTGGGAGGGGTGTATCCCCTGATACAGGACTCTGGCCAGGAGACGCCCAGGGGAACTCCAGAATCGGGCACCTCCGGGCAGAGCAGTGACACGGAATCTGGTTACCTACAGAGCCACCGTCAGCACAGTGTAGACAGGATCTACTCTGCTTTGTACACATGTTCCATGCAGAATGGCAGCGGGGAACGTTCCTTCTACAGTGGAGCCCTTGTAAGCCACCATGAGACCGCCTTAGGATTACCCAGGCAACATCACATGGAGGACCCCAGCTGGATCACCCGAATTCACCAGCGCTCCCAGCGAATGGAAAGGTACCTCACTACCACTCCAGAGACCACCCACTGCCGCAAGCAGCCACGCCCGGTCCGCATTCAGACCCTGATGGGAAACATACACATTAAGCAAGAGGTAGACGATGACTATGACTACTACGGCCAACAGAGGTCGCAGGGCCTAGAACGGAATGAGTCGGAAGAGTGCACTGAAGACACTGATCAAGCTGAAGGCACAGAAAGCGAACCTAAAGGGGAGAGCTTTGACTCTGGAGTTAGCTCATCAATTGGCACAGAGCCCGACTCCGTGGAGCAACAGTACATGCCCGTTATCAGCCGAGAAGGTCAGCAGGAGCCTTCCCAAGCGGAGTCCAATGACCTGCCCACCGAATGCACCGAAAACCAGAATCAACAGCACTTAGATACCAGCTCTTCCTCCCCAGAGAGGAGCAACACCATTGATATGGACAGTACAGTGCTCAGTGTTAACAATAGCACCGGAAAGGGAGTCCTGCAAACTTCTGTCACTCAGTCCATTGCTCAAGCTTTGCCAACCACCCAGCTCTACCTACGCCAGACAGAAACACTCACCAGCAATCTGAGAATGCCGCTAACCCTGACCAGTAACACACAAGTCATTGGCACAGCTGGCAACACCTACCTTCCTACCCTTTTTACAACACAGGCAGCAGGGAGTGGGCCTAAGCCTTTTCTTTTCAGTCTGCCCCAACCTTTAGCTGGTCACCAGACCCAGTTTGTGACAGTTCCCTCAGCTGGAATGTCCACATTTTCTACCCAAATGCCCAGCACACAGTCCCTGGCTACCCAAGGAGGCACAGCAAGTGGACAAGGAGAAAAAAAGCCTTATGAATGCACCCTCTGTAACAAAACTTTCACCGCCAAACAGAACTATGTGAAGCACATGTTTGTACATacag GTGAGAAGCCGCACCAGTGCAGCATCTGCTGGCGGTCCTTCTCCTTAAAGGATTACCTAATCAAACACATGGTGACGCACACAGGCGTGAGGGCTTATCAGTGCAGCATCTGCAACAAGCGCTTCACTCAGAAGAGCTCCCTCAACGTTCACATGCGCCTCCACCGGGGCGAGAAGTCCTACGAGTGCTACATCTGCAAGAAGAAGTTCTCTCACAAGACCCTACTGGAGAGGCACGTGGCCCTCCACAGTGCCACGAACGGCACTGCCAGCATCCAGGTCCGCGCTGCAACTCCGGGCTCAGCTCCTGCTCCAGGACAGGGATTGCATCCATCTCCCGGCATGGCCCCAGTCTTGCCTCCACCTCCGGTCCTGGCACCAGCTCCAGCCTTAGTTCCAGCCCCAGTCTTGGTGTCTGCCTTAGCACCGGCCCCATCCCTGGCTCCGGCCCCGACTCCTGGCCACGCGCTTGTCCCTCGTCCCGGGCTGCCAAGCAGCGGGGCCATGGCTTGTGCTGAGGGCACGACGTACGTTTGCTCAGTCTGTCCAGCTAAGTTTGACCAAATCGAGCAATTTAACGACCACATGAGAATGCACGTGTCAGACGGATAA